The Microterricola viridarii genome segment CCCTTGCCGGTGAAGTACTCGCTCTTGGCGAGGAACGCCATGCGGCGCTCCACGATGAGCGGCAGGAAGATCGAGTCGATGAACGACAGATGGTTGGAGGCGAGGATCGCTCCCCCGGACTTCGGTACGTTCTCCAGGCCGACGACCCAAGGGCGGAACAACGCGAGCAGGATCGGCCCGATCACGATGTTCTTCATGATCCAGTAGAACATGGCGTCGCCTCTCTACTCCTGACCTGTGCTCAGCCTAGCGAGGTCGGCCGCGCCCACGACGCCGGCATCGTTGACGAGTTCTGCGACGAGGAACTTCGGCTCCGGGTGGAAGCCGCGCGCCGGCAGGTGGTCGAGGTACGCCGAACGTATGGGCTCGAGCAGCAGCTCGCCGGCCGAGGCCACGCCGCCGCCAAAGACGAATACCTGTGGGTCCAGCACCGCCGAGAGGCTGGCGCTGGCCTGGCCGAGCCAGTGACCGAGCTGGCGGAGGGCCGCCAGGGCCCCGCCGTCGCCAGCGACGATCAGCTCTGCGACATCCTCGCCACGCAGCTCGCCGCGCTGTGCGCGCACCTCGGCCAGCGTCTGGCCGATGCCGCCGGCATCCGCATACTCGTTGGCCATGCGCAGCAGCGCGCGGCCGGAGCCGTACTGCTCGATGCAGCCGTGCGCGCCACACCCGCAGGGCAGGCCGTCCGGCACCACACGGAGGTGGCCGAGCTCTGCGCCGACACCGAAGCCACCGCGGAGCAGGCGGTCACGGCTGACGATGGCGCCGCCGACGCCGGTGCCGATCGTGAGCGTCACCATGTCGCTGTAGAGCCGGCCAGCGCCGTAGCGGAACTCGGCCCAGCCCGCGGCGTTGGCGTCGTTCTCGATCACGACGGGGAGGTCGAGGCGTGCCTCGAGCTTGGCCCGGAACGGCTCGTTGCGCCAGTTGATGTTGGGGGCGTAATAGACGGTGGACTGGGCGGCGTCGATGAAGCCGGCTGCCGCAACGCCGACGGCGGCGACCTGCTGGCCGGCGGAGAGGCCCTGGACCATGGCGACGACGGCGTCTTCGATCAGGCGCGGGTCACCCGCGGGGGTCGGCACGCGGTCGCTCTTCAGGATCGAGCCGAACTCGTCGACGAGTGCTCCGGCGATCTTCGTGCCGCCAATGTCGATTCCGATCGCGTGCACGTGCCACAGCCTTTCGCAGAGTTTCAATTGGGTGCGGCATCCGCGAGTGCCAGATCAGGCGGCGGCGCGCACCAGATTAGAGTGTAATCCCATACGCATTCCGGGACGCCCGCCCCGGCCACATCGCGCGCCCTCCCGCTCGCGCCGATAGGGTGGGTTCTATACATTTCCGGTACCAAAGGAGTTGCCGTGCAAGAATTCTCAACACCCGCCCTCGTGGTGGCCGATCCTCAGGCCAATGTCACTGACCTCCTGATCCAGCGGGTTGCGGCCACCCCCGAGCTCGTGCTGTTCTCCCTACCCCAGGGCGACGGCTGGTCGCCGGTCACCGCAGCGGAGTTCCACCGCCAGGTCGTCGCGCTCGCCAAGGGCCTCGTCGCCGCCGGCATCCAGCCAGGCGACAAGATCGGCCTGATGAGCAAGACCCGCTACGAGTGGACGCTCATCGACTTCGCCACCTGGTTCGCCGGGGCCATCCTGGTGCCGATCTACGAGACCAGCTCCCCCACCCAGGTGCACTGGAACCTCACAGACTCCGGCGCCACCTCGCTGATTCTGGAGACTCCCGACCACTTCGCTCGCTTCGATGAGGTGCGCGCCGACCTGCCCGCCGTTGCCAACGTCTGGCAGGTCGACCTCGGTGACCTCGACAAGCTGGTCGCCAGCGGCGTCGAAGTGCCGGATGCCGAGATCGAGCGCCGCCGCAACCTCGCCACTGGCGCCGACATGGCCACCCTCATCTACACCTCCGGCTCGACCGGCCGTCCGCGCGGCTGCGTGCTGACACACTCCAACTTCCTCGAGCTCTCCCGCAACGCCGCGGTCGCGCTCAGGGAGGTCTTGGAGGACCCGAACGGTGCATCCACGCTGCTCTTCATCACAACGGCGCACGTGTTTGCCCGCTTCATCACCGTGCTCTGCGTGCACGCCGGCGTGCGCGTCGGCCACCAGCCCGACACCCGGTTCCTGCTGCCGTCGATGGCCAGCTTCCAGCCCACCTTCCTGCTGGCGGTGCCGCGCGTGTTCGAGAAGGTCTACAACAGCTCGGAGCAGAAGGCCGAGGGCGCCGGCAAAGGCAAGATCTTCCGCAAAGCCGCGGATGTCGCCGTCGCTCACTCGAAGGCCAAGGAGGCCGGCCGCGTCGGCCTCGGCCTGGAACTGCAGTACCGCCTCTTCGACGCGCTCGTGCTGAAGAAGATCCGTGCCGCCCTCGGCGGCAAGGTGAAGTACGCCGTCTCGGGCTCCGCGCCGCTCGGCCAGCGCCTCGGCCACTTCTACCACTCGCTCGGCATTGTCATCCTCGAGGGCTACGGCCTGACCGAGACGACGGCTCCGGCCACGGTGAACCTGGCCACGAAGGCGAAGATCGGCACCGTCGGCCCGCCCCTCCCCGGCAACGCCGTGCGCATCGCCGAGGACGGCGAGGTTCTGGTCAAGGGCAGTTGCGTGTTCAAGGAGTACTGGAACAACCCGGAGGCCACCGCTGAGGCATTCACCGACGGCTGGTTGAAGACCGGCGACCTCGGCTCCTTCGACTCCGACGGCTTCCTGACCATCACGGGCCGCAAGAAGGAGATCATCGTGACCGCCGGAGGCAAGAACGTTGCCCCGGCCGGCCTCGAGGACCCGATCCGCTCCAACCCTCTGGTTGGCCAGGTCGTCGTCGTCGGCGACCAGAAGCCGTTCATCTCGGCGCTGATCACCCTCGACCCCGAGATGCTGCCGGTCTGGCTGAACAACCATGGCGAGGATGCCGCGATGACGCTCGAGGAGGCATGCGCCAACCCGGCCGTGCTGGCCGAGCTGCAGCGTGCCGTCGACGCCGCCAACGAGACAGTCTCGCGGGCGGAGTCGATCCGCAAGTTCCGTGTGCTGCCCCTCGAGCTGACGGAGGCCAGCGGCCACCTCACGCCGAAGCTCAGCATCAAGCGCAACATCGTGCTGGCGGACTTCGCCGGTGAGATCGACAGCATGTACTCCGGCGCTCCCGCCACGGAGGGCATCAGCGTGCAGTAACAGCGTGCGTCTATGGAGCGGGTCGGTCACCTCGGTGGCCGGCCCGCTCTGTTGTTGGCGGTGCCCCGGGCATCGGCGGCCGCGCTGCGGTGTGCGGGCAGCCGTGGTTTTGACAGGCTCAACCAGCGGGAGTCCCCCGCCGGCCCGCCCAGGGCGTTGGGGCTTAGCCCCCATTCGGACTATTTCAGTGTGAGCACAACCGCAGTCATGCCTGTCTCGGGGTAGGTACATGAGTACGAGCCATAAATGTTCACCTCGGTTCCGCTCAACTCCGAGTCCACAGCAACGACGGCTACAGATGCTCTCATTCCGGCTTCTCCGCTGAATTCCAGCACGCCACCGCGCTCATCTACGGAGGTGAACCCGG includes the following:
- a CDS encoding ROK family glucokinase, which translates into the protein MHAIGIDIGGTKIAGALVDEFGSILKSDRVPTPAGDPRLIEDAVVAMVQGLSAGQQVAAVGVAAAGFIDAAQSTVYYAPNINWRNEPFRAKLEARLDLPVVIENDANAAGWAEFRYGAGRLYSDMVTLTIGTGVGGAIVSRDRLLRGGFGVGAELGHLRVVPDGLPCGCGAHGCIEQYGSGRALLRMANEYADAGGIGQTLAEVRAQRGELRGEDVAELIVAGDGGALAALRQLGHWLGQASASLSAVLDPQVFVFGGGVASAGELLLEPIRSAYLDHLPARGFHPEPKFLVAELVNDAGVVGAADLARLSTGQE
- a CDS encoding AMP-dependent synthetase/ligase; the encoded protein is MQEFSTPALVVADPQANVTDLLIQRVAATPELVLFSLPQGDGWSPVTAAEFHRQVVALAKGLVAAGIQPGDKIGLMSKTRYEWTLIDFATWFAGAILVPIYETSSPTQVHWNLTDSGATSLILETPDHFARFDEVRADLPAVANVWQVDLGDLDKLVASGVEVPDAEIERRRNLATGADMATLIYTSGSTGRPRGCVLTHSNFLELSRNAAVALREVLEDPNGASTLLFITTAHVFARFITVLCVHAGVRVGHQPDTRFLLPSMASFQPTFLLAVPRVFEKVYNSSEQKAEGAGKGKIFRKAADVAVAHSKAKEAGRVGLGLELQYRLFDALVLKKIRAALGGKVKYAVSGSAPLGQRLGHFYHSLGIVILEGYGLTETTAPATVNLATKAKIGTVGPPLPGNAVRIAEDGEVLVKGSCVFKEYWNNPEATAEAFTDGWLKTGDLGSFDSDGFLTITGRKKEIIVTAGGKNVAPAGLEDPIRSNPLVGQVVVVGDQKPFISALITLDPEMLPVWLNNHGEDAAMTLEEACANPAVLAELQRAVDAANETVSRAESIRKFRVLPLELTEASGHLTPKLSIKRNIVLADFAGEIDSMYSGAPATEGISVQ